One Chryseobacterium wanjuense genomic region harbors:
- a CDS encoding LNS2 domain-containing protein produces the protein MELEYKDHISPILKDGIKNYLIDIDGTITEDVPNEEPERMVTCEPFPDALETINKWYDEGHQICFFTSRTENLKQITIDWLDKHGFKYHSVLCGKPRGGNYHWIDNHLVRATRYKGKFTDLVEKQVTIEVFKEEE, from the coding sequence ATGGAATTAGAGTACAAAGATCACATTAGTCCTATTCTAAAGGACGGAATAAAGAACTATTTAATTGATATTGACGGAACGATCACGGAAGATGTTCCCAACGAAGAACCCGAAAGAATGGTGACTTGTGAGCCTTTTCCGGATGCTTTGGAAACCATCAATAAATGGTATGATGAAGGACATCAAATCTGTTTTTTTACTTCAAGAACAGAAAATTTGAAGCAGATCACGATTGATTGGCTGGATAAGCACGGTTTCAAATACCACAGTGTGTTATGCGGAAAACCAAGAGGCGGAAATTACCACTGGATCGACAATCACCTGGTGAGAGCTACAAGATACAAAGGTAAATTCACAGACCTTGTCGAAAAGCAGGTAACCATTGAAGTATTTAAAGAAGAAGAATAA
- a CDS encoding Pr6Pr family membrane protein produces MKRTLALIFSSIGWFALIAQFYLMIENRILPIPETTIRFFSYFTILTNLIVAIYLTSEIFKDNSNRSSGNLTAITIYILIVGVIYQVILRQLWQPTGLQKIVDELLHSVTPVLTLFYWYLYENKKNLHYKMIPKWTVFPLLYLIFVLIRGHFSNFYPYFFIDVNALGLAQTLMNAFWILVFFVGLSMLFIRVGRLFNK; encoded by the coding sequence ATGAAAAGAACTTTAGCATTGATTTTCAGCAGTATCGGCTGGTTTGCACTTATTGCTCAATTTTATCTTATGATAGAAAACAGGATTCTGCCCATTCCGGAAACTACCATCAGGTTTTTCAGCTATTTTACGATTCTTACGAATTTAATTGTTGCTATTTATTTAACTAGTGAAATTTTTAAAGATAATTCAAACAGAAGCTCCGGGAACTTGACAGCCATTACAATCTATATTCTTATTGTCGGGGTTATTTATCAGGTTATTCTTCGCCAGCTTTGGCAGCCAACGGGTTTACAGAAAATCGTTGATGAATTATTACATTCCGTAACTCCTGTTCTTACCCTATTCTACTGGTATTTATATGAAAATAAAAAAAATCTGCACTATAAAATGATCCCGAAATGGACTGTTTTTCCTTTGCTGTATCTTATTTTCGTATTGATCAGAGGACATTTTTCAAATTTTTATCCCTATTTTTTTATTGATGTAAATGCATTGGGATTAGCACAAACTTTGATGAATGCTTTCTGGATTCTGGTTTTCTTTGTGGGATTGTCGATGCTTTTTATTCGTGTTGGAAGATTGTTTAATAAGTAA
- the idi gene encoding isopentenyl-diphosphate Delta-isomerase, whose translation MEEFVVLVSPEDQVLGLMEKQQAHVNGLLHRAFSVFLFNSKGEMLLQKRASGKYHSPLKWTNAVCSHPKNGETYLEGAKRRVKEELGIEAEISEKFSFIYKADVGNGLWEHELDHVFIGVFEDDFNLNKDEVEEVRYISMQDLDREMIEHPEHFTEWFKIILEEYKHHF comes from the coding sequence ATGGAAGAATTCGTAGTTTTAGTGAGCCCTGAAGATCAAGTTCTCGGCTTGATGGAAAAGCAGCAGGCCCATGTCAATGGCCTATTGCACCGTGCTTTTTCCGTATTTTTATTCAACAGTAAAGGTGAAATGCTTTTACAGAAAAGAGCTTCCGGAAAATATCATTCTCCGTTAAAATGGACGAATGCGGTTTGTTCGCACCCGAAAAATGGAGAAACTTACCTCGAAGGTGCAAAACGCAGGGTAAAAGAAGAACTCGGCATTGAAGCGGAGATCTCAGAAAAATTTAGTTTTATCTATAAAGCAGATGTTGGAAACGGCCTTTGGGAGCACGAATTAGACCATGTTTTTATAGGAGTTTTTGAAGATGATTTTAATTTAAATAAAGATGAAGTGGAAGAAGTACGATATATTTCCATGCAAGATCTTGACAGGGAAATGATCGAACATCCGGAACATTTCACAGAATGGTTTAAAATTATCCTTGAAGAATACAAACACCATTTTTAA